The Antechinus flavipes isolate AdamAnt ecotype Samford, QLD, Australia chromosome 4, AdamAnt_v2, whole genome shotgun sequence genomic interval TCTGCAGCTCTGGGGGTGGGGGAATCAGGGTCCCACAAAAGTTAGGGCTTCAAAACTCCTCAGAGCAGTGGTGAGAGTGGCCTGATGAGGGTTGGAGGATGTGCCAAGAGAAGAAATATGATCACTGAGAGGGAGTCTCCACTACTTATCcggactgtctttcttttcctcagcTGGCCCATGCCATCCGCTTGCTCCTGGAGTACACGGATTCTAATTATGAGGAGAAGCTGTACCGTTGTGGGGAAGGTGAGTTAAGAGAGAAGAGATCTCTCAATGAAATGTGCCAGCCTCTGCCAGGCCCTGCCTGCCCCTTGCCTGCAATGTAGTTAAGAAGGAGCTCTGGACTTCTTTCAGAAGGGGAGAAGTAAAAAGGCCAAAGTCCTTCTGTGACTTGGAGCCTGGCAAAGGTGCCCAAGTTAAAAATGGCTCTTTGCAAGACAACTCTGATTTGTGATACCTATCAAGAGGGCAGAGTTAGAAATCTGGGTCTAACTTTTGTCCTGATTCCTCAGACCTAGAAGAAGCTTCTCAGGTGGAGTCTTGGTGGGAAGGGTTTAGAGTGACCCCTTTTTTGATTGGAGTACCTGGGCTCTAACCTTGTGGAGAAGAATTATTTCAGGGATTAACACAGTTCCCCTACAGCTAGTGGTGTGTGTGCACTCAGTGGGGGTGAAAGTGGAGTCTGGCTGGGAGCGAAAGTGGAGTCTGGCTGGGAGCATAAACTCATGACTGGGCTCCACTGGCCCTCTGCCAACATTGGTGTGCCCACCTGGGGGCCTGCCCCTTCCCGTTCTAAATCGACGATCCTGTACTCTGGACTGGAATTCAGTCTTGCTTTTGTAGGCCATGGTAAGACGTTTGAGGGGGCAGAAATATAGGGGATTTGAGGCAATAATAATTCCCTAAACTGAGGAAACTAGCCCATCTTCCCTAGCTTATTATTCCTTTAGTCTAGCAGAGCAGGCTGGGATTATGGGACCTTCTCTGTCAATACTTGTCCTTTACCGGGCCCTTTACCAAGTCTTCCCATGTGGGATATTGGTGAGAAAAAGGCAGAATTTGGGAGAGGTTTGGagtttctgcttttcttcctcaCAGCTCCCGACTATGACCGAAGCCAGTGGTTGGATGTGAAGTTCAAGCTGGGCCTGGACTTCCCTAATGTAGGTGTCTGCATCATGGAGGGTGCCTCCAAATTCtgcttgtctttctctgtcttggcTTAGATGGGGCTTAGATGGGGGGGGGGGCCTTGTGGAGATTTAGGGCACTGGTGCAGAATGTTTGACTGACCTGTTCCTATTCTTCTTCCAGCTGCCATACCTTATTGATGGGGAACATAAGATCACCCAGAGCAATGCCATCTTGCGCTACATTGCCCGAAAGCACAATATGTGTAAGTTGTGGTAGAGGGGTAGTAAAGGAAGTCCCAAGGTCTCCAAGGCTGGGATGATGAGGGTAAGTTCTCCTCCTGCCTACTTGCAGGTGGTGAGACTGAGGAAGAAAAGATTCGTGTGGACTTACTGGAGAACCAAGTCATGGACTTCCGTATGCAGCTGGTTCGGGTCTCCTACAACCCAGATTTTGTGAGTTTTCCCTGCATAAGTTGGAATGGGGGGAGACTAGGAGTGAAGACAGGAATCAGGGTCTGTGGATCCCAAAGGCTTCCTTCTTCCTGAATTTGTCTTCCTGATGCTAGTGTTTCAGGGGCTTTTCAAATCTAAGGGCCTCACCTAGTTGTGATTCTTAGGTGTTCTATTGGTAAATCATTCTGAGATGATTTACTCCAAGCCCACAATCAAGCTTCAGCTCCCACATCATTGTggagagagaatattttctgGGATAAGGTGACTCTGGGTGGTGGTAATCTGCCCTTAATATCAGCTAACTTCCTGTCCCAGTTCTTTGCTCCTTCAAGAAAACTTCCGTTGTCCCACTTGAATTCTTCCCTTAGGTCCACTGAGGAAGGGGCTGCAAATTACACTTTTCCCCTATCTGGGAAAGAGGCACATAATATAATGAGAGAAGTCTATTTAATGATTTCTAGTGCTCtaaaccaaagcttcttaaatgtGATTTGTAACCCCCTGTAGGGTCTTATATTTGAATGtaggggttgcaaaattatgatttattgtcagtaaatatttaatgtctgtacctgttttatatacctatatacctagagttaccaaaaaaaaaaaattgtggatgaaaagggatcacaagtagaaaaagtttgagACAGGAAAGGcatgttttaaaagaataaatatgggAAAGTTTTATAAGGTTACAATGCATctttaaagcatacttttttttttgcactaatGGAGAACGTTTACAATACTTTGTCCTTCCTTTGAGGTCCCAATGGGCatccttccttctcccatccTGCTTTTCCAAACTCTGCGGTCCAGTTTATTTGTCTGACTCATATCCACTAACCAGGTCCTCCTATGAGAACTAATTTCTTCACATCTCATCGTCAGCATCCCTGGAGCCTCTCTGCTTGGTATCAGTTCTCTCCACCAGGCAGCTTgctatcttttttcctttaaaatcagCACCTTCCAGATGGCCGGCCATTCtatcaggatcatagatttaaaggtggaaaagaccttagagattgttcattttataaataaggatctgggggcagctaggtggagcagtggatagagcaccagccttgaagtcaggaggacctgagttcaaatctggtctcagacacttaaaacttcctggctgtgtgatcctgggcaagtcacttaaccctaattgcctcagcaaaataataataataataaaataaaataaaaaataaaataaaataaataaggatcTGAAGCCTAGTGAAGTTATAAGAATAATTAGTGTCATATGCCATTTTAAGGTCCCCTTTATTCCccaactcaacaagcatttattaagcacctattatgtgccggGCACTAATGTCTTAGCCCACATTATCAATCTGCATGGGATGGTGTAGATTAGTTACACTGGAAGTGgggtacattttaaaataattgtaggtaAGAATGTATTGTAGTCATTTTTTTTAGAGATATCATGGtgcaacaaagttcatctgatgTGGAGCTAGAATTTAGATGTCATCTTATTTgaccctcattttaaaaaaaataggttctGTTATTACTCCCATTATGCtttggagaaactgagtctgaTAGTGCTTCAGTGGCTTGCCCCATACAGTAAGTGCTTGAGATATCACTTATGAAGACTGCCTTAGTgccttaagtgacttgcttatggtgAGTCAACTCCTTTGTAGAGTTGAGCACCTTGAATCTCTTCCCCAACCAAGTTATTTTCTGATTCCAGTTATGAGCACCACCCACATCCCTTTTGCTAAGTCATCCATTCTTCAGGTAACCCCAAGGGAATGTTCTTACCAGAATCCTATAATTGGTTTCataatggaaaggggaaaagcgCACCTGTGGTACTACTGTACAATGCAATTTTCTATCAAAGATAGAGGAAGGTAAGGCTCTCATTCCTCCTTAGGGCAGAGGGTGCCAAGGGAGCCAATTTTAGAATAGGTACAAGGGAACTTTCCCATGGTCCTAGTCCCTGAGAAGAGATGCAGAGGAAAAAGCAACATAGTGACTGTTTATTCCCCTCTGATTCAGGAGAAACTGAAACCTGAATACTTGGAGCAGCTCCCAGGGCAGCTGAAGCTCTACTCCCAGTACCTGGGAAAGCGGACATGGTTTGCAGGGGACAAGGTAGGAAccggggaaggaagagaagggtcTTGTTCCCTAGGGACTTCAGATCCTTTCAATCTATGGCATTTTCCCACCTTAGATCACTTTTGTGGACTTCCTCGTGTATGATGTCCTAGATCAGAACCGAATGTTTGAACCAAAATGCCTGGATGAATTCCCAAATCTGAAGGATTTCCTTGCCCGCTTTGAGGTAAGAATCCAGCTTTTTTAGCTCTGATGCCAGATTCCTGGGACAGGTCCAGAGGAGAGCCAGCCTTATCTTCATTATCCTTGTCCCTGGAGGCAACCTGTGCCAAAGGGTCCCTTCCTTTAAACCAAGGTCCTGTAGCTACATGATAGAATATATGAGACGGAGGAGATTGGTTACTCTGTGGGGATTTTGAAATTGAGTAGGTAAAGTGTGtagtaatcatttttatttttaagagataaGATATAGTGAAGGACAAAGCAGATCTGTCTTGAAAGCTGAATACTTGAGCTTAACCTTTGAGTATcagtcttatctgtaaaatgggaacaatactTGCATCCTCAAAAACATATCAATAGTTTTTATTACTGTGCTGAAAAAACGTGCAAACAGCTTGGAAGTTAaggttttgactttttttttccccttgttccaCTCAAGGCTCTGGAGAAGATCGCAGCCTACATGCGCTCAGACAAATTCTATAAGCTGCCCATTAATAACAAGATGGCCAAATGGGCCAACAAAAAAGCTTAGCTGAACCAAGACCCAAGCAGGAGAGGGCTTTTGTACGTGCTCTTCTCTGCTCTGAAGAGACCTGGTTTGCTTGCCAGGCTTCCCCCCGGGTCATACCTTTGCAGTTTCCGGGACACACTTGTGTCTCCCTCCAGCCTGCTCCCCACTGTTCTGGCGATGGGTTAGGGGGAGGTGTGGTCACTGAATCAGGGGAAGGGCCTGAGGGCAAGAAAAATTGGTAGATCCCAATGGGGCTAGAAAAAAAGGACCTAACTCCCTCTCCCACTTCCCTCATCCCTTCTTGCAATCTTGTGAACTCTCtctggaaattaaaaataaacatgaatttgTTTGAACTGTGTGTCCATGTCAGTGGTTGTGGTGAGAGGCACTCCAGGATGAGTATATGAAGAAGGAATGGGATTTCTTCCACTGGGACTCTTATCTAGTCTGGCAACTGCTGGACTTTCGTGGCggcagtcaataaatattttttaaaacacctactgtgtaccaagctctttgctaagcactggggataaaaaaaataaagtaaaaagcaaaagacaatctctaTGTAGATCTACAATTTAGTAAGGGAGACAGCAAggaaaatatgtacaaacaagttatatacaggagaaacagaaaacaaatgagGGAGGCAGCTGTCCCCAGTCTCACTGCTCTGGTCCTCTAGCCCTCCCTGCTTGGACTACTTAGGTTCGGGCAGGCCCAGCCCAGGGAAAAAAATGTCCAAAGGTCTGGGGTGCCCCCTGCCCTGGCTTTTGCCCTCCCCATCTTGATCCAACATTAAGCCATTATCCTGAGAACGGAGATATGCTttgccttgggaaaaaaaaaaatctaaatctacTTTAGTCTAGGGTACTGTGGTACAATAGAATCTTAGGCCTAGAGTAAAAcaatatgggttcaaatcctgggtTTTCTATATAAGGGCCATGTAATAACACATCATTTAATATCTCACTGAATTCCTTCATGGATGAGTTACTTGTCCCTGAAGGACATTCCACCTAAGTTTTGAATGTGAGCCTTTGTTTAGAAATAGAACTCAGCTAAACCCTATATAATCCAGTTACCACCTAAGCTTTGAGTGTAGAGCCTTTGTTTAGGAATAGAAGCCAGCTAGACCCTATATAATCCAGTGATCATCTAAGCTTTGAATGCAAAGCCTTTGTTTAAGAATAAAAGCCAGCTAGACCCTATATAATCCAGTTACCACCCAAACTTTGAGTGTACAGCTTTTGTTTAGGAATAGAACTCAGCTAAACCCTATATAATCCAGTTACTACCTAAGCTTTGAGGGTAGAGCCTTTGTTTAAGAATAGAAGCCAGCTAGACCCTATATAATCCAATGATCATCTAAGCTTTGAATGCAAAGCCTTTGTTTAAGAATAAAAGCCAGCTAGACTCTATAATCCAGTTACTACCTAAACTTTGAGTGTAGAGCTTTTGTTTAGGAATATAAGTCAGCTAAACCCTATATAATCCAGTTACTACCTAAGCTTTGAGGGTAGAGCCTTTGTTTAAGAATAGAAGCCAGCTAGACTCTATATAATCCAGTTACCACCTAAACTTTGAGTGTAGAGCCTTTGTTTAAGGATAGAACCCAGCTAGACCCTATATAATCCAGTTACCACCTAAGCTTTGAGGGTAGAGCTTTTGTTTAGGAATAGAACTCAGCTAGACCCTATATAATCCAGCCACCACCTAAGCTTTGAGTGTAGAGCTTTTGTTTAGGAATAGAAGCCAGCTAGACCCTATATAATCCAGTTACCACCTAAGCTTTGAGTGTAAAGCTTTTGTTTAGGAATAGAAGCCAGCTAGACCCTATATAATTCAGTTACCACCTAAGCTTTGAGGGTAGAGCTTTTGTTTAGAAATAGAACCCAGCTAGACCCTATATAATCCAGTTACCACCTAAGCTTTGAGGGTAGAGCTTTTGTTTAGGAATAGAACTCAGCTAGACCCTATATAATCCAGTTACCACCTAAGCTTTAAGTGTAGAGCCTTTGTTTAAGAATAGAAGCCAGCTAGACCCTATATAATCCAGTTACCACCTAAGCTTTGAGGGTAGAGCTTTTGTTTAGGAATAGAACTCAGCTAGACCCTATATAATCCAGCCACCACCTAAGCTTTGAGTGTAGAGCTTTTGTTTAGGAATAGAAGCCAGCTAGACCCTATATAATCCAGTTATTGTTCTCCTGATTGCCATCTTTTACAGCTGGCAGCAATTTCAAATGCCTGAAATTCTACCATTAATGACATTCCTTCAGgtcttaatatatttcttttaacacACACCTAAAGGAGTGAAGGGGGTGGGTGGGGAGAGATTAAGTGGCAACCAGTTGACTTGATTAAGAAGGCATAGGACTTCAGTTGCATCTTAAAGAATGCATAGGATTTTAGTAAGCAAAGAACGAGAAGAGGACGACATtctaaggagggaaaaaatggtgCAACAGCTTTCAGAAAGTGCAAAGTATATTCAGGGGTCAGAGAATAGACCAGTTTGGCTAGAAAAGTGGGTTTATGGGCAAGAGAAAACTGGACAGAAGCCAGTGTGGAAAACCTTGAGATAGGTTGAAGAATTTGAACttcatgaataataataattaatacgTAAGTTCTGATAGGTTTTCCTAGGTTAACACCCTGAAATCCTTTTTTACTGAATTATCCAAGATAGGCCTGAGCCCATGTTTTTAGCCCCACCTCTGGGCCCCATTATTCTCTCACTgctttcccctctgtttctaaggGCCTCATAGCAACTGCAGCattcaaagaaggaaggaaaacttcaaaagaaagaagaaactggGCTGGAGATTATAATTAGTGAGAGCAGGCTAAGGGCAAAGAATTCTGATGAAAGAGAGGCTTTTTGTCAGAAAGGCCGGCACCAAAAGGGTCTTTTGAGCTCTGTGGTCTTCCTGTCCCAGACCCTCCTGCCTCTGTCCCCTCCACTTGGGGGAGAGGAGCcactgatttctttcttaaggattgCCATAAACCCAAACTCTGGCTCTCCTTGactggccaacaataggtcccaaaATTCAAGCCCGGTTGGTCATAGCTTGACTCAGTGAACGTATAGGGCAGTTGcttctgttttgaccagaaaccttGAGGGTCTTTCCCACCcagattgcattttgttttgtttttttatgaatAGATAAAAGAAGCAATTCTTGCCTGAATTTTTCCCTAACACTGAGTGGGTGCTgcctcaaactgagacctgttaaaagaCAGTTTAAAAGGGCCAAAGTTCTCCCCCTGTTACCCAGGGTCATTTCCATTTATCCTGATCTCTATCAGGCCACCACACCCAGATGACtgcaggagaaagtgaggctggtgactttgcacagttctccCTCACTTCAAACCAACTCGCTTGCATGTCATGCTGCAAGTGACCTCCCGATGTCATGGTCCCAGATGGGATTCCAAGGATCCCAAAGCTGGAAGATACCTTAAGAGCCtcccactcccattttacagaagaggaactgagGTCCACAAGCCCTAAAGCTAGGAAGCAGAGAGGTTTGCAAATCCAGGGTCAAGAACAGGAAATAAGGTGGACTTCTGCTCAGAAAATTTGGGGGAGCCCTAAGGTGGGCTTTGAGCATTGCTCACTCCCCTCACCCCCATATCCAATCTGCTGCCAAGGTCTGTCCATTTCGTCTTTCAGAtttgcccccttctctcctccgaCCCTGGAATCACTTCACAACATGGATTTGCAATAGGTGCTGGCAGGTCCGCCTGCCTCAAAGTCTCCCTCTCCTCCAGACGATTCACCACTCAAGTGATTCTCCTTTACTCCTTTACAGGATCCAATGCAAAACCCTTGTGTCTCTGAGTCTCTAAGCTAAGCAACTCACTCTTCTCCAGACCACAAAATGTAAACTAAGACAAGATCATCTTAAAGCTTAATTACAGCTTTCCTAAAACAAGACAATTTAGAGCCTGCACCATATTATCATCCCCAGGGCTGCATTTCTTAGGTTTACTTCCAGGAGCCCGGTTGCTTGGTAGTTACTCCATCATCCAAACTAAAAGCCTACCTTCCATAAGAAACTTTTCCTAATCTCTCTGAATTCTGGGGCCTTCCCtctattatttcccatttatcctgtagATAACTTGTTGGTACATAACTCTTTGCATATTTTCTCCCCCCTTAGTTTGTGAGCTCCTGTGGTCTGTTTGATTCATTTAGCATCTGGcatatagaaggcacttaataaatgcctggtGATTGACTGAATCTATGGCCCCCCAGAAGTTACCATTCTATGGACCTGGAAATTTTGCAAGATGCTGGAACAAATTTCCTCCTCCCTATTAATGCAATCCAGATGAGCCTTCCTCAtcttccccacctcccaccctTTGCCCCAGTGGCAAAAATTGCTGGATACAGCTCTGCCCATGTTCTTTCCAGCATAGAATGGGATGTTCTTGCGATTCCAACTGATACTTCCATCCCTCTCTTCAACAATGCTGTTATAAGTCATCCCCCTCGTCTTACTTTGTACCTTTTGGGCTTGCTTTCCTATAAGTCCTCGACTGGGCCTCCATCATGTGCCAGGATCCTTCCTTCTGCTTTTCTGGTTGTACAGTTATTAATGAAGCTAATTTCCAGTCAAGTATCTCTCTGCTTCCACCCTATGCAATTCTTGGTTGGTCATGTGTTAGGTTCTCCCCACTGCCATGTACCTCTCTCCGTTGTCCTCTCCCTCCCATACCTGCTCCCTAACCAAAAATCCTAGGATTGCAAGGATCCAGGCTCAGCCCCAGAAGGAAGGAACCCTGGGATGAGTCAGAATTTAGATGTGAgagggcagctaattggtgtatTGGagagagcaccagacctgaagtcaggaggacccgagttcaaatctgtcctcagacacttcacacttcctagctgtgtgaccttgggcaagtcccttaaccccaattgcctcaacaaaaaataaataatatagatgTGGGTATGGTGGGGTCATTTACTGGAATGACCTGCTGGGATTAGAGGAAGAGGTAAAAATAAACATGGAAGTGGGGATGAAGATGGGATGGTTGTGGGAGAGACCAGGTACATAACAAGATTATTCTGAACCACCTGAAACTACTCCATCTCTCTCACAAATTCCTGGGTTAAAAAGCCATAGAGATATTGAGGGTGAGAGGAACATTCCACCCTCTCCCCGCTCCTAATCACCCCGTCTCTCAACTCGCTTCCACCCCCACAATCCCCCTCACAATCCCCCCCCACCTGCCCAACCTTCCCTGCAAGGGCTGGTACAGAGATGGGACccagaaagaaaggcaaaaattggaTCCTGCCAGCTCAAAGGTGTCTGTTCTACACCTTGCCCTAGCTAGATAAGAGACAGAGGAACAGGTCTCTACGTGAggtgatgatttttatttttgatagggATAAACACAAAGTCCCTGAGAATAATCTGGAAAGGCACTTAACCTAGAAGCTGACTTTGGAGGTCCAGAGCAGAAGCCCTCCCTGGAACAAGCAGGGTCTCTCTCTCCCACACTGTAGCCCCTGGAGAAGCAGAGCCATTATATCTTCCTCATCTCCCCAagctttctcttctccaattATGAATAGCCCTAGTTCTTTCAATCAGTCCCCATCTAAAATGAATTTGAAGATGGTTATCATCATCTTGGTTCCTGCCACCCTCCCCAGACATTCCAGCTTATTGAAGagtcttcctaaaatgtggcacctaAAACTGAACAGGGAAGGGAGTAGGAAAAGGGGAAACACCCCGATCCCTCATCCTTTTCTGGTTCAACCTAGGAAAAGGGAAAGCCCCAACAAGGTCATCCTCTCAGGGCCAAGGGAGCTCGATATCACTGTCCTGATCTCCCATGTGCTCCTTTTtcaagggaggagggaaggcaggGGATGTGCCTTtataagcccctactatgtgctaggattGGTCTTTAccaatgtctcatttgatcctcacaacaaccccgaaggtaggtgctgttataaGTGGGAAAACTGAGCCAAGcaagagaagtgatttgcccaggatcatacagtgcTCACAattgtctggggctggatttgaaactCGGgtcttctcctgacttcaagcccagccCTCCACCCCTTGCACCCTCTTACCCAGGAGAATGAAGGAGCACTGTCAGAGGTAAGGGGTGGTCCCTAGAGAGTAAAGGGGAGCACATGGGGGAGGTGGCTGAGGAGCAGGAATACAAAATCCAAAGGAAAAGCCGAGTAATAGTTACAGCAACTTTATTAGAAACCCCGGGCTCCAAGGTGAGGGCCAGGAATCCTCTAGCAGCCTTCAATTGCAGCTGGATTAGCAGTTGGCGATGTCTGTTC includes:
- the LOC127559374 gene encoding glutathione S-transferase Mu 3-like, coding for MAMILGYWDIRGLAHAIRLLLEYTDSNYEEKLYRCGEAPDYDRSQWLDVKFKLGLDFPNLPYLIDGEHKITQSNAILRYIARKHNMCGETEEEKIRVDLLENQVMDFRMQLVRVSYNPDFEKLKPEYLEQLPGQLKLYSQYLGKRTWFAGDKITFVDFLVYDVLDQNRMFEPKCLDEFPNLKDFLARFEALEKIAAYMRSDKFYKLPINNKMAKWANKKA